A window of the Harmonia axyridis chromosome 5, icHarAxyr1.1, whole genome shotgun sequence genome harbors these coding sequences:
- the LOC123680845 gene encoding uncharacterized protein LOC123680845, translating to MTTFEELCHKVYCAANITNIIQGTSSRTPNQENRQQRTPPWRAQIERRITTLRKEIGVLHTYLVNRKLGKKVEKKVWAYARKLKIKKDREYHQHLRTQRYQENNLFKNNQRGFFRRLSGGHGNQQAASPDTHKMQQYWSDTWTQEGSHNTEATWIEAEKSVHLDLTEMTEITITEEDVKATVRRLKNWSAAGVDGIHNFWWKSLTATHKVLARLIKGAIKDPTTIPFYFTLGTTLMIPKKGDLTNPKNYRPITCLPAIYKILTSTIGHKINTHIKTNNIMSWEQNGCKSKARGSKELLVIDNTVTKQAKKRLKNISVAWIDYQKAFDSVPHSWLLEILKIYEVHPEVIQLLKCLMSTWRTSLTWRDKSTSYRTSEIR from the coding sequence ATGACCACCTTCGAAGAACTCTGCCACAAAGTATACTGCGCTGCTAATATAACCAACATCATTCAGGGCACATCATCACGAACACCAAATCAAGAAAATCGTCAACAGAGGACACCACCATGGAGGGCACAAATAGAAAGAAGAATAACAACTCTTCGAAAAGAAATAGGCGTCCTTCACACCTATCTGGTTAACCGAAAGTTGGGTAAAAAAGTCGAGAAGAAAGTGTGGGCATACGCCCGAAAGTTAAAGATTAAAAAAGACAGAGAATACCATCAACACCTGAGAACTCAAAGGTATCAAGAAAACAACCTCTTCAAAAATAACCAGCGAGGATTTTTCAGGCGACTTTCGGGCGGACATGGTAACCAACAAGCTGCTTCGCCTGACACGCACAAGATGCAGCAATACTGGTCGGACACCTGGACACAGGAAGGGAGCCACAACACCGAGGCTACATGGATAGAGGCGGAAAAAAGTGTACATCTTGACCTTACAGAAATGACTGAGATTACTATAACTGAAGAAGACGTGAAGGCAACAGTCAGGAGACTCAAGAACTGGTCAGCAGCTGGTGTGGATGGAATCCACAATTTCTGGTGGAAGTCACTAACAGCGACCCATAAAGTGCTGGCTCGGCTTATCAAAGGAGCAATAAAAGACCCAACGACAATTCCTTTTTATTTTACACTTGGCACGACACTCATGATACCCAAGAAAGGAGATCTAACGAATCCGAAAAACTACAGACCCATTACCTGTCTACCTGCGATTTACAAGATACTCACATCGACCATTGGCCACAAGATTAACACCCACATTAAAACTAACAACATAATGTCCTGGGAACAAAATGGATGTAAAAGTAAGGCTCGAGGAAGCAAAGAACTACTAGTAATCGATAATACTGTCACTAAGCAGGCGAAGAAAAGGCTGAAGAACATCTCAGTAGCGTGGATCGACTACCAAAAAGCGTTCGATTCGGTTCCACACTCATGGCTGCTCGAAATACTCAAAATCTATGAGGTCCATCCTGAGGTAATACAACTGCTGAAGTGCCTGATGTCAACATGGCGCACTTCGCTAACATGGAGAGACAAATCAACCTCCTACAGGACCTCAGAAATAAGATAG